TAAAACCAGGCAGCCCCGATCACCAGAACGATAATGGCAAGATATAGCAGAGGCACCGCAGTTTTTTACCTTTCTTAAAAAAGGGAACCAGCACTTTTGCCGGTTCCCTCTATTAGCATATTTACTTCAGCATATCTGCTGTCAAAAGCGGCAGATCTTTCATTGCTGCGGCATAAGAAGCACGCTCAGCTGCTGGCATTGGAATCATGCCTGACTCAGCTAGGATACCATCTTCGTCCCAATGCTTTGTCCACTCATTCATGTAATCAGCTACACCCGGAATAACACCCATATGCTGATGCTTCACATAAAAGTAAAGCGCACGTGATACTGAATAATTATCAGTCGCGATATTATCAAAAGTCGGTGCTGTTCCTGAAATAACCGCACCCTGAAGTGTATCGGCATTCTGGTCAAGATATGAGAAGCCAAAGATACCGTATGAGGTTGGATCTTCCTGAAGCTTCTGTACGATCAAATTATCCTGCTCACCGGCTTCAACATAAACGCCGTCAGTACGCATGGCGCGACAAATTTTTGCTTTTTCACCCATGATTTTCAGAACCCGCTTGGCTTCATCATCTTTACCGCAATAGCCTTTTTCATTAACCATTTCGGCAAATGAAGCACGTGTACCAGATGTTGTTGGCGGGCCATAAACACGAATCGCAATGTCTGGAAGATCTGGGTTGATCTCTGACCATTTTGTGAAAGGATTTGGAACCATTACGTCAGTTTTATAATTTCTGACTTCCGAAGCTGGCACCATAGCTGTCAGCGCCTTGCCAAGATCAGCCTTCGAAATTGTCAGAAGCTCACCGGCTTTTGATCCAGCAACAACAATACCGTCATAACCGACTTTGATTTCTGTCAGCTTGACACCATTGGTGCCACAATAAGCTAGTTCTTTTTCTTTCATGCGCGACGACGCATTACCGATATCGGTGAATTCGGTGCCTACACCATCACAAACACTTTTCTTGCCGACAGATGATCCGCCTGATTCGACAACAGGTGTTTTGAAGTCAGGGTTACGGCCAAGACGCTCAGCAACAATGGTTGCAAACGGCAGAACGGTTGAAGACCCGGAAATACTAATGTAGTCACGGGCTTGCGCAGTGCCAGCTAGCATCATGCCAGCCAGTACGCCTGAAATAATAATTGATTTACGCATTCTAAGCTCCCAATTCGGTGAAACAACCTCCCTTATTGGAGGCCAGCGCATACTCAACCGATTAGGTTACTTATTTATTAAAGAAATATTACAGTTTTATGACAGCGTGGCACGCAAATGAGACCAGCCGACTTTAAGTATAGGGCACTAGCGAGCGAGCTATATTAGCGGCAACGTTACGGTAAAGATTGTTGACTCGCCTGGTACTGATGCCACATCCATACTCCCGCGATGCCGGTTAAGAATATGCTTTACGATGGCCAGGCCAAGTCCGGTACCACCAATTTGACGCGATCGCGCCTTATCAACGCGATAGAATCTCTCAGTAATGCGCGAAAGATGCTGTTTAGCTATGCCTTCGCCTTGATTAATGACATCAATTTGAAGCTGGCCTGGCATCGGTTCCGTCAGCTCAATCACAATGTGCGAACCTTCAAACCCATATTTAACGGCATTCTCGACCAGATTGACAAAAACTTCTGTCAGTTCATCATAACTGCCAAGGATTCGCGCGGGTTTGGCTTTATCCAGCCTATTATCGCGGACAATTATCTGCATATTGCGGGCTTCGGCTTTGCCAACCAATGTATCGCGCACAGCATTGATCGTTGCCAGAAGTGATACCTCATTTTCCGGAATGATATGCTCATAGACCTCGACCCGCGACAATGATAACAGATCGTCAATCAGGCGCGTCATGCGTTTTGACTCTTCATCCATGATTTTCAAAAAGCGCAGTTTCATCGCATCATCAGTTACATCACCATTAATCATGGTTTCAATGAAACCAGACAGGCTTGTCAAAGGCGAGCGCAATTCATGACTGACATTGGCAACAAAGTCGCGGCGCACATTTTCAAGGTTGCGCTGCAAGGTCATATCAAGAAACAGCAACGCAACCATGTTATCGTCCAGCGGTTTGATCCGCAGGGCAAACTCGGTCGAGACCATATCAGTTGGCTGATATACCACTTCTTGTACGATGCGCCCTTCGGCGACATGGGCAAAAATACGGGTAATATCATCATGTGTCACCACATCGACAATATATTTCCCTACCAGATTCTGCCCTAAAAGCCTGACAGCTGCATCATTAACGGACAGAATCATACCGTTGTTATCAGCTATGATCAGACCATCATCAAGCATTTCGGCAATCTGGCTTATCATGGGTGCAGATGCGTAATCAGGTAAATTCATTTCAGTTCCAAAACCCTCACAAATAATCATCTTTACATACTGAATATTACAAACAGATTACCCTTAAAAAGAAAACTTTGTTTCATATGACCGTGACCAACAAAACCAGGTGAAATTTGTCTGTAAATATTCAATTTTGTAAGGTCTGAAAATCTTAAAAAAGACGCCTCAATATTACAATTTTCTGTGGCGATAATTTTGAGAGAATATAGCGTTAAAGTTTTGTGTTTATAATCAGGTGTTTATCTATATTTTAATGAGTAATAGAAAAAATCTATGAGTTGTAAAGTGATTCAAAGTAAGTTTGTAAAATGTTAATAAATAGTTTGTAAAAGATTACAAATTAACATTTTTTTGGTTTATTAATCATTTTTCCCTGCCTACCAATTTATCAACGGAAATGAAAAAAATGAGGGGAAAATAAAAAATGATTACCAAAACTTCAAAAATGCTTACCAAATGCGCCCTGGGTGGTTTGGCTATTTTAATGGCTTCAATGCCATCCTATGCATCGGACTGGAAGCCTATTAAACCGGTCGAAATGGTCATTATGGCTGGACAGGGTGGTGGCGCTGATCGCCTCGCACGTCTGTTTCAATCTATTATTCAAAAAGAAAGTCTCGCATCAATGCCTGTATTGCCAATCAATAAAGGTGGCGGCTCAGGTGCCGAGGCCATGCGGTATCTGAAAGACAAGTCAGGTGATCCCCATGTGCTGATGGCGACGCTGAATAGCTATTACACAACGCCTTTGCGTACTGATATTGGCGTTGATATCGAAGAATTCACACCAATCGCCCGTATGGCTGTTGATACTTTTGTACTTTGGGTTAACGCTGATAGCGACATCAAAACACTTGATGATTATGTTGCTGCGGTTAAGGCGGCTGGTGGCACATGGAAAATGGGCGGTACCGGCACCGGTCAGGAAGACAGCTTAATCACGGCCATGCTGGAAAAGGAATTTGGCATAAAGCATATCTATGTACCATTCAAAGGTGGCGGCACTGTTGCCAAAAACCTTGTCGGTGGTCATATCGACAGCACTGTAAATAATCCGTCAGAACAAATGGGCTTTTTCGAGGCTGGTAAATCTCGTCCGATTGCCGCCTTCACACCAGAGCGCCTTGCGGTATTCCCAGATGTGCCAACTATGGCTGAACTTGGTCATCCGATGACATATTATATGCAACGCAGCTTTGTTGCGCCGGCTTCAATGCCTGATGCGGCTGTCGCCTATTATGTGGAAATGTTCAAGAAACTGTCTCAGACAGAAGAATGGCAGACCTATGCCTCCAAAAAGGCTCTGATGACTGATTTCCTCAGCGGTGACGAATTGCAGGCATATTTCTTGGCAGAACGTGCGGCGCATGCCGATATTCTAAAAAACATGTAAGATCATTTAATCAGATAGACATCATTCAAGTTATTGAGAGGGCGTGCCCTCTCAATAATGCTATCGGATTAATAGGGGGAATGCCTTATGAATCGCGCCGATAAAACTATAGCTTTGGCTCTCATGGGCTTGTCGATCTACTTTATGTGGCATGCCAAAGAGTTGCCTATCGGCTGGGTGCCTAGTGATGGGCCTGGTGGGGGTGCATTTCCCTTTTGGCTTTCAGCAATTCTATTTTTGAGTGCATTAGGCGTACTGATAAGTGCGCTCCGAGCATCCAAAGAAAATACCGAAAATATAAAGAAACCTTTCTTTGAGCCCGAAACTGTCTCAGCTGTCATAAAAGTCAGCTGTGCTGTTTTTGTTACTGTCGCCATCATGGCAACGCTTGGAACTTATGTAGCGCTCTTATTATTCCTGTTTTGGTATTTACGCATCTTCGGCAAGCACAGTCTGAAGTTGACCGCAATCATCACATTGGTAACGCCGGTCTTTGTGTTCTTCTTCTTTGAGGTAACGCTGAAAATCCTATTGCCAAAGGGGATAACCGAACCGCTTTTCTTCCCCCTCTATAATTTGTTTTTTTAAGGATCAGATGAATGGAAACGCTAGGCTTACTGTTAGACGGTTTTTCAACATCACTGTCTCTATTTAACATCATGATTGTTGTTGCTGGTGTCACAGCTGGTCTGTTTATTGGCGCCATGCCCGGCTTGGGATCGGTGAATGGCGTTGCAATCGTTTTGCCGCTGACCTTTCTGGTGCCACCCGAATCTGCCATCATTTTGCTGGCCGCTATCTATTATGGCGCTATGTATGGTGGGGCGGTAAGCTCTATATTGCTTGGTATTCCGGGGGCTTCAACCGCCGTTGCCACGACCTTTGATGGCCGGCCAATGGCGCAACAGGGCAAAGCTGGACTGGCCTTGATCACATCGGCTGTTGCGTCTTTTGTTGGCGGTACTGTATCCGTTATCTTGTTCACCATTTTTGCTGTGCCGCTTGCCGATGTCGCGCTTGCCTTTGGTCCCGCAGAAGAATTTGCTCTGGTTTTACTTGCTTTCACGACCTTTGTTGGTCTGGGCAATGACAATGTCTATAAAACCATGGTGATGATCATGCTTGGCCTGGTTCTATCGACTGTTGGCCTTGATCTAATATCTGGACAACCACGCCTGATTTTCTTTGATATGCCGGGCTTCTATTCAGGAATAAGCTTTCTTGTTCTGGCCATTGGCGTCTATGGCGTTGGTGAAGTTCTCTACACCATCGAAACATCAAAGAAGAACACCGAGGTCACCAATGCCCGCATCACCTTTGCTGAATTGGGCGCAGGTTTGCGTGAGCTTGCAAAATTATGGAAAACCATGACGCTGGGCTCTTTCGTTGGGTTTTTTGTTGGCATGTTACCCGCCGCTGGGGCGACACCTGCCTCGCTTATGGCTTATGGTATGGCCAAGTCCTCATCAAAGAACCCTGACAGCTTTGGCAAAGGGAATATTGAGGGTGTCGCCGCACCGGAAACAGCGAATAATGCGGCCTCAACGGGGTCATTATTGCCGATGCTTACCTTGGGCATTCCGGGATCACCAACCACCGCACTTTTGCTTGGGGGCATGGTTATTTGGGGATTGGTACCTGGCCCCATGCTATTCATCGAACAGCCTGATTTTGTGTGGGGGCTGATCAGCTCGCTCTATACGGCCAATTTTGCATCGGTCATTATCAATATTGCTTTGATACCTTTGTTTGTATGGGCTTTGCGGATGCCGGCGACCGTTCTATGCGCTCTTGTGCTGGTGCTATGTATCATTGGTGGGTTTGCCCCAAGCCAGAAAATGCATGATGTATGGCTTATTATTGCCTTTGGTGGTGCTGGCTATATTTTGCGCAAAGCAGACTATCCTCTGGCACCTTTAGTATTGGCGATTGTACTGGGCCCGCTGATGGAAAAAAGCTTTCGGCAAACTTTGATTGCCGAACAGGGCAATGTTTTGGCATTCTTCGAACGCCCTTTATCGGGAACATTCATGTGTTTGGCTTTGTTTTTCTTTCTATTACCACTGATTAAATATCTACGCCTATCTCAATTCGATCAAAAATCCACAACCAGTTCTTAACGGATAGATGTCATGACAACGCTTTCTTCTCTCATTTCGCTGCACCCCAAAGACGCACCAGCTATTGGCGCCCCGGGGCGTCCCTGGCTAAGCTATGGCGGGCTTCAAGATTTGGCACAGAATGTGGCAAACACGCTTCATGATTGCCATATCGGGCGCGGCGATAGAGTTGCCATTGTTATGCCAAATGGACCTGAAATGGCGACCGCCTTTATCACTGTTATGCAGACCGCTGTAACCGCCCCACTTAACCCGTCATATCGTCAGGATGAATATGAATTCTATCTTCAGGATTTAGGGGCAAAGGCCATTATCCTGCCGCATGATTATACAGGCCCTGCCCTTGATGCGGCGATAGCTGTTAATTTGAGAATATTGCGCGCGCATAGCGGCACCGATGCAAACGCTGGATATTTTGACCTGACCCCGGATAGTGTGGGGGCTAGCTCTATTGAAACGAATGATCAGCAATGCGACAAAAGCGCAACAAATGAAAATGATGTTGGTTTAATTCTGCATACATCAGGCACCACATCACGTCCAAAGATCGTACCTTTGCTACAATCAAATCTGGCAGCATCAGCTACCAATATTAAAAATACACTGGCACTAACCCCCGCAGATCGCTGTCTGAACATAATGCCTTTATTCCATATTCACGGCTTATTGGCGGCGGTGTCGGCCTCGCTTGTGGCTGGGGCATCTGTCTGTTGTACAGGCGGTTTTGACGCTCTACGGTTCTTTTCGGTGATAAAGGAGGTCAATCCCAGCTGGTATACAGCAGTTCCGACAATGCATCAGGCCATCTTAAGCCGTGCAGACCGCAACAAGGATGTCATCACAAATTTGAACTTACGGTTCCTGCGCTCATCATCAGCATCGCTTCCTTCACAAGTCATGCACGAACTTGTGGACACCTTTAGCGCACCTGTTATTGAAAGCTATGGCATGACCGAGGCTGCGCATCAGATGGCGTCAAACCCTCTGCCACCAAGACCGCAAAAGCCAGGTGCTGTCGGAGTTGAGGCTGGACCACTTGTACGCATTGCCAATGAAGTCAAAAATGAATTGCTGGGCGCTGACGCGGTTGGTGAAGTTGTGATTTCGGGCGACAATGTAACCCCGGGCTATGAAAATAACCCTACCGCTAATGAAGCCAGCTTTTTCATCGCTGATGGATCACGTTGGTTTCGCACCGGCGATCAGGGTACCTTTGACAAGGATGGTTATCTCAGTCTGACCGGACGGTTAAAGGAAATCATCAATCGTGGTGGTGAAAAAGTCAGTCCGCTTGAAGTTGATGAAGTTTTGATGGATCATCCCGCCGTGGCGCAGGTTGTCACATTCGCAATGCCGCATGATAAATTGGGCGAGGAAGTCGCTTGCGCGCTTGTTTTAAAAGCTGACCAAGAGGCAACTGCACAGGATATTCGCGCGTTTGCCGCAACCCGTATGGCTGATTTTAAAGTGCCACGCAAAGTTGTTATTCTTGATGAAATACCAAAAGGCGCTACGGGCAAGATGCAACGTATTGGACTGGCCGAAAAGCTAGGCCTCGTCTAACAGCGCGACAGAAAGGAATAATCATGAAAATTTGTATCTTTGGTGCAGGAGCCATCGGTGGGTATCTTGGCGCCAAGCTGGCTGCCCATGGCACCGATGTCAGCCTTGTTGCACGCGGGCCGCATCTGGACGCCATGCGCACGAATGGCTTGCGCCTTATAGACGAAACAGGTGAAACAAATGTGCGCGTCAACGCGTCAAGTGATCCAGCAGATTTAGGTGAGCAAGATTATCTGGTTATCACCTTGAAAGCGCATTCCGTGCCGCCGATGGTTGAAAAAATGGCGCCTCTCATTGGCAAACATACAACGATCTTAAGCTGTGTGAACGGTGT
This window of the Candidatus Puniceispirillum marinum IMCC1322 genome carries:
- a CDS encoding substrate-binding domain-containing protein gives rise to the protein MRKSIIISGVLAGMMLAGTAQARDYISISGSSTVLPFATIVAERLGRNPDFKTPVVESGGSSVGKKSVCDGVGTEFTDIGNASSRMKEKELAYCGTNGVKLTEIKVGYDGIVVAGSKAGELLTISKADLGKALTAMVPASEVRNYKTDVMVPNPFTKWSEINPDLPDIAIRVYGPPTTSGTRASFAEMVNEKGYCGKDDEAKRVLKIMGEKAKICRAMRTDGVYVEAGEQDNLIVQKLQEDPTSYGIFGFSYLDQNADTLQGAVISGTAPTFDNIATDNYSVSRALYFYVKHQHMGVIPGVADYMNEWTKHWDEDGILAESGMIPMPAAERASYAAAMKDLPLLTADMLK
- a CDS encoding ATP-binding protein; translated protein: MNLPDYASAPMISQIAEMLDDGLIIADNNGMILSVNDAAVRLLGQNLVGKYIVDVVTHDDITRIFAHVAEGRIVQEVVYQPTDMVSTEFALRIKPLDDNMVALLFLDMTLQRNLENVRRDFVANVSHELRSPLTSLSGFIETMINGDVTDDAMKLRFLKIMDEESKRMTRLIDDLLSLSRVEVYEHIIPENEVSLLATINAVRDTLVGKAEARNMQIIVRDNRLDKAKPARILGSYDELTEVFVNLVENAVKYGFEGSHIVIELTEPMPGQLQIDVINQGEGIAKQHLSRITERFYRVDKARSRQIGGTGLGLAIVKHILNRHRGSMDVASVPGESTIFTVTLPLI
- a CDS encoding Bug family tripartite tricarboxylate transporter substrate binding protein gives rise to the protein MITKTSKMLTKCALGGLAILMASMPSYASDWKPIKPVEMVIMAGQGGGADRLARLFQSIIQKESLASMPVLPINKGGGSGAEAMRYLKDKSGDPHVLMATLNSYYTTPLRTDIGVDIEEFTPIARMAVDTFVLWVNADSDIKTLDDYVAAVKAAGGTWKMGGTGTGQEDSLITAMLEKEFGIKHIYVPFKGGGTVAKNLVGGHIDSTVNNPSEQMGFFEAGKSRPIAAFTPERLAVFPDVPTMAELGHPMTYYMQRSFVAPASMPDAAVAYYVEMFKKLSQTEEWQTYASKKALMTDFLSGDELQAYFLAERAAHADILKNM
- a CDS encoding tripartite tricarboxylate transporter TctB family protein, yielding MNRADKTIALALMGLSIYFMWHAKELPIGWVPSDGPGGGAFPFWLSAILFLSALGVLISALRASKENTENIKKPFFEPETVSAVIKVSCAVFVTVAIMATLGTYVALLLFLFWYLRIFGKHSLKLTAIITLVTPVFVFFFFEVTLKILLPKGITEPLFFPLYNLFF
- a CDS encoding tripartite tricarboxylate transporter permease, whose protein sequence is METLGLLLDGFSTSLSLFNIMIVVAGVTAGLFIGAMPGLGSVNGVAIVLPLTFLVPPESAIILLAAIYYGAMYGGAVSSILLGIPGASTAVATTFDGRPMAQQGKAGLALITSAVASFVGGTVSVILFTIFAVPLADVALAFGPAEEFALVLLAFTTFVGLGNDNVYKTMVMIMLGLVLSTVGLDLISGQPRLIFFDMPGFYSGISFLVLAIGVYGVGEVLYTIETSKKNTEVTNARITFAELGAGLRELAKLWKTMTLGSFVGFFVGMLPAAGATPASLMAYGMAKSSSKNPDSFGKGNIEGVAAPETANNAASTGSLLPMLTLGIPGSPTTALLLGGMVIWGLVPGPMLFIEQPDFVWGLISSLYTANFASVIINIALIPLFVWALRMPATVLCALVLVLCIIGGFAPSQKMHDVWLIIAFGGAGYILRKADYPLAPLVLAIVLGPLMEKSFRQTLIAEQGNVLAFFERPLSGTFMCLALFFFLLPLIKYLRLSQFDQKSTTSS
- a CDS encoding acyl--CoA ligase, with the translated sequence MTTLSSLISLHPKDAPAIGAPGRPWLSYGGLQDLAQNVANTLHDCHIGRGDRVAIVMPNGPEMATAFITVMQTAVTAPLNPSYRQDEYEFYLQDLGAKAIILPHDYTGPALDAAIAVNLRILRAHSGTDANAGYFDLTPDSVGASSIETNDQQCDKSATNENDVGLILHTSGTTSRPKIVPLLQSNLAASATNIKNTLALTPADRCLNIMPLFHIHGLLAAVSASLVAGASVCCTGGFDALRFFSVIKEVNPSWYTAVPTMHQAILSRADRNKDVITNLNLRFLRSSSASLPSQVMHELVDTFSAPVIESYGMTEAAHQMASNPLPPRPQKPGAVGVEAGPLVRIANEVKNELLGADAVGEVVISGDNVTPGYENNPTANEASFFIADGSRWFRTGDQGTFDKDGYLSLTGRLKEIINRGGEKVSPLEVDEVLMDHPAVAQVVTFAMPHDKLGEEVACALVLKADQEATAQDIRAFAATRMADFKVPRKVVILDEIPKGATGKMQRIGLAEKLGLV